The bacterium genome includes the window GAGCGCTGCACGCCGGTGTTCATGTAGGCCTGATTGTCGTAGCAGATGTAGAGCACGTCGTCGTTGCGGTCGAACATCCCGGAGAGGCAGCCGAAACCTATGTCGGTGGTGCCGCCGTCGCCCCCCTGCGCTATGACGCGCACGTCGGTTTTGCCCTTGGCCTTGAGCGCCGCGGCTACGCCGGTGGCTACCGCCGGGGCGTTGCCGAAGAGGGAGTGAATCCACGGAATCCTCCAGGCGGATTCGGGATAGGGCGTCGTGAAGACCTCCAGGCACCCCGTGGCGTTGGCGGCGATAAGCTTGTTGCCGGTCGCCCGCATCGCCGCGTCTATGGCGAAGCGCGCGCCCAGTGCCTCGCCGCACCCCTGACAGGCCCTGTGGCCGGAATCGAGGGAGTTGGAGCGGTCGGGAGTCGCCTGCACCGAGCGCTGGGCCTTGTCCAGAAGGCGGTTGCCCACCGTGAGAGTGCCTGTCTGATAGAACTTTATCTGCTGGTTTGACATGACATTTTCTCTTAGAAGGGATTCGCGGCGTCAACGACGCCTACGTCTTTAAGGATGTTTTCCGCGGTGGAGCCCGAGCGCCTCTTTTCCCTCTCCCTCGCGAGCTCGCGCTTTACCACCGCGCAGTCGAGATCGAGGAAGTAGGTGCCGCGAAGCTCGTCCTTGCGGGCCTTCCGGAAGAGATTGTGGAGGGAGCGCCTGGTTATCGCCCTTCCGCCGAGACCGGCGACCACGGAGCAAATGGGTGTCGTGGAGTTGCCCAGCGCGGTGCGGAGGTTCGTCGAGACGATGCCGCCCATGCCCAGCGCGAAGGATTTTTCGATGACGATTATCCTTTTGGCGTCCCTCAGCGCCTCGCGCAGGCAGGATGCGGGGAAGGGGCGAAAGGAGCGGATGGCGAGTACGCCTATCTTCACCCCCTCCTCGCGAAGCTCATCCACAACGTCCTTTATCGTCCCTATCACCGACCCCATAGCGACGACTATCGTCTCCGCGTCTTCGGCCCGGTAGGTCTTGATGAGCCCGCCGGAGTCGCGCCCGAAGATATTTTTGAACTCTTCGTTGATGGCGGGAATGAGTTCGAGGGCGCGAAGCTGCTTGTGGTGGGCGAGGTAGCGGACCTCGGTGAAGGCCTCGGGGCCGACCATCGCGCCGATCGACATCGGGGAGTCCGGGTCGAGCGCCTGAACGGGCTCGAAGGATGGCAAAAACCTGTCCACCTGCTCCTGCTCCGGCACGTCGATGCGCTCGTAGGCGTGGGTGAGGATGAAGCCGTCCATGCAGACCATGACGGGGCAGCTGAGCAACTCCGCGAGGCGGAAAGCCTGAATGTGGACGTCCACCGCCTTCTGGTTTGTCTCGACGTAGAGCTGTATCCACCCGGCGTCGCGCATCGACATGGCGTCGGTGTGGTCGTTCCAGATATTTATCGGGGCTCCTATGGAACGGTTTCCGATAGTCATTACTATCGGAAGCCCGAGGCCGGAGGCGTTGTAGACAGCCTCGGCCATGTAGAGGAGCCCCTGGCTGGCGGTGGCGGTGTAGGTGCGCGCGCCGGTGGCCGAAGCGCCGATGCAGACTCCCAGCGCGGCGAACTCCGATTCGACGTTGATGAACTCGCAGTTTTCAAGCTCACCCGCCTTCACCATCTCGCCTATCCCCTCGACGATGTGGGTCTGGGGAGTGATCGGGTAAGCGCCTATGACTTCGGGACGGCAGAGGGCTACGGCCCGGGCGACGGCCAGAGACCCGTCCATTTGCTTTAGCATCTTTAAATCCTCTTAAGATTTTAACGGGGCGGAGGTTTCGTAGGCCGCGCACACCGCCGAAATGTTGGCCTCGCCGAGAGGGCCGGGGAATTTCTCGCGTATAGCGGCCTTCACCGATTCCAGCGATATCTTGCCGGTGAGGCGTGCAAAGCCGCCGAGAAGGGGGACGTTCGGCACCGGCCGCCTGACGTACTTCATCGCCAGCTCGGTGGCCGGAACCGCCAGAATGTTCCCGGGCGGAAGTTGGCTTGCGAACTCTTCTATTCCCAATTCCTCGAAGGACCGGGTAGTATTTACTATGAGAAAGCCATCCGGATTAAAGCCGGTGAAGACGTTTATGGCGCTAAAGAGGGTGGGGTCCTGAATTATAAGGGCGTCCGGCTCCATAATCGGCTCGCGGAGGCGGATTTCCTTATCGTCTATGCGGCAGAAGGCCACCACGGGGGCTCCCATGCGCTCCGAGCCGAAGCTGGGAAAGGCCTGGGCGTGCTTCCCCTCCAGAAAAGCCGATATGGAGAGCATCTCGGCTCCCGAAACCACTCCCTGGCCTCCCCGGCCATGAATGCGGATCTGAAACATTTTTTATCCCTTTCGGCGAATCCATCGCCCGAATCCTTAAATCATATTTAGTATTACTTAAAATATTCATTCCGGTGAAAAAATCAATAGCTTTTTTACTTTCGCTTAAGAAAATCAATTGACTTTAAAATTCCCCCCCTGACGGAGAACCGTCAGAGGGGGAATTTTTATGAACGTGATTCCCTTGGCCCGAACTTTCAAAATGCCTTTCCGGACCGAAAGCCGGTAGATTTGTGGAGCGAAATACGGCCCGAAGCCCTCCGGAGCCATTAAACCTGAAAGAATTCAGTACATTTGTGGCATAATCTCTGCATAATAATTCAGGAAATGAGACGGCTTGCCCCGCCCGTCCGGAAGCGGGAATCGCTTTTATCGCCATGTACCCAAAGGCATCCGCAATGAAGAGAATCCGTCCACTGCCCTGCATTCTCCTTTTCTTGTTCGCGTTCGCGTTTTTCCCTTCGCTTTCGCATGCGGGAACCGGAAAAGAAAGCGGGGGCTCTCCTTCCGGCTCCGGCCTCGAAGGCAAGGTCACCGTTGACGGCGAGGGGCTGCCGGGGGCGAAGGTTTTCGCTTACCCGGCCTTCGGCGACTTTCTGGAGAACAAGCCCGCCGGAGTCTCCCTCCCGGCGGACGGCGGCGGCAGGTACAGACTGGACCTTTCTCCCGGCGTCTACTACGTGATGGCTAAAAAGACCGCGCCGGGCAAAGAGAACGCCCCTCTCTCGGCGGGCGACTATTTTTCCTATCAGGGGTCCAATCCGGTTACGGTAAGCGCCGGAAAATATGCCCGCGCCGGCTTCAGCGCCGTCAAGGCGCCGCCGGACATCGCCTGGGAGGTTTACGAAAGCGGTTCCGACGGGGCGATCACGGGCGTCGTCCTTTACAACGGAACTCCGCTGGAAGGCGTTTACGTGACCCTCTACGTCGATACCGCCGAGGACCTGCGCGGCGTGGCTTACGCCAACTCGATGCCCACCGGCAAAAACGGGGTATTTCGCTTCGCCGGCCTCCCCGAGCTGGAATATTTCGTAGTCGCCCGGAAAAGGGCCTCGGGAAAGGGCGCGGGGCCGCTCGGGGAGGGCGACTATTTCAGCTTTTACCCGCGAAATCCCGTGCAGGTACGGCAGGGGAAGACGGCAAAGATTGAAGTCCCGGTGGTAAGCAAGGCCAGCGAGGCTGTGATGGAAGACAGCCTGTTCGGGGCCACCGCCACCCGGATTACCGGAAAGGCGCTCGACAGGGAAGGCAACCCCGCGAAGGGCGTATACGCTTTCGCCTATCTCGACAAGGTTATGGGTCACCAGAGACCCGAGGCGATCTCGGCCCTAGTAGACGGGGAGGGGCGCTACGTCATCAGTCTCGCGAAGGGCGGCACCTACTACGTCGGAGCCCGCTCGGCTTACGGCGACACCCCCTCCATCGGGGAGTGGTACGGGCGCTGGGACGGCACGGGAGACCACTCCGTGAAAATAGAGACCGGACAGGTGCTTGACGGCATAAACATAACCGTCGAGCGGATACTGCCCTGAGCGGATGATGAAAAACATGACCGCTCTTGTGATTTTTCTTGCCTTGCTGGCCGCCTTCGCGCCCTCTTCGGCCACAGCGCAGGAGCCGCTGAGCCTTGACAGGGCGTACATAACAAAGGACACGACCTGGAGCGGAACCGTCCTGCTTCGCGGACAGAACGTAGTCCAGAGGGGCGTCAACCTGACGATAGAGCCGGGAACGGTTGTAAAATTCGAGTGGAGCGACGAGGACAAGAACAACATAGGCGACGGCGAACTGACGGTAGAGGGGAACCTGATCGCCAGGGGAACGAAGGAAAAACCCATCCTCTTCACCTCCGCCCGCCAAACCCCGGAAAAAAAGGACTGGACCTTCGTGCAGATCTCGGTCAGCAAAAATTCCGCCGTCGAGCGATGCATCTTCGAGTACGCCTTCACCGGCCTGCAGATTCACTACTCGAAGGCGGAGGTGCGGGACAATATATTCAGGGGGAATTACGAAGCCATGCGCTTCTCGACAGCCGACGTGCTGATCGAACACAACGACTTTACCGGCAACGTGTACGGCATACGCACCGAATCCAACGGCTCGCGCACCACCATACGCAACAACAGCTTCAGGGGAAACGGGCACGCCTACTTCCCCGTCAGAAAAACAGGCTCCTCGGTGAGGTTTTTCGACAACAACGTCGAAAACTCCCTCCGGTACAACGTCAACGTCGGCCAGAGCCAGCACGAGGACCTCGATCTCTCGGGTAACTGGTGGGGCAGTGCGGACAAAGAAAAGGTCGCTGAAAAATTCTTCGACAAGACGAAGGACGCCTCCCTCGGGAGGGTAAACTTCGAGCCCTTCCTTCAGAAGCCGGTGGAAGACTCCGGCGTGAGGTAAACCTTAAGCGGCCCGTAAGGCCGTCCAGACTGTTGACAAAGTCATTTGTGGCGAAAAGGAAAGTTTTCCGCACAGAAAACAGAACAATAAGGGAGCACCAGGTCAACAGGCTGAGATTGCGACAAACACAGTATTTTCTTCGAGAACAAGGAAGGCGAGAAAAATGACCGGAGGAATGCTCCTTGTATTTTGAGGATCGTTTTTTGAGCCTGACGAAGTAAATCGGAGAAAAGACGAAGTTTGTCAGCAATCTGAGCGGCCGTAAGGCCGCCTTTTGAGCAGCAGCAGGCGGGATGTTGCCCGTCCGGAGGATAAAAAATGAACCGCAGGGAATTCATTAAAAATTCCGCCCTGTTTTGCGCCGGAACGGCCCTCGTGCCGGGCTACCCCCTCAGCGCTTACGCCGCCCAGGGGCCGCTGGTGGTCATGGCCGAGGGCAAATCCGCGGCTTCGCTCGTGAGGGAGACCGTAAAGGCCCTCGGCGGCATGGAAGCTTTCGTAAAGCCCGGCGAGACGGTCGTGGTAAAGCCCAATATAGGCTGGGACCGCACCCCCGAGCAGGCCGCCAACACCCACCCCGAGGTGGTCACCGAGGTAATCCGCCTCTGCCTCGCTGCGGGAGCCGCGAAGGTCAAGGTATTCGACCGCACCTGCAACGAGCCGCGCCGCTGTTACGTGACCAGCGGGATAGGCCCCGCCGTAGAGGCTATCGGCGACCCGAGGGTCGAGCTTTCCCATATCGACGACCGCCGCTACAGGGTCGTCGATATTCCCGGCGGCGTCTTTCTCACGCGCCAGCCATTTTACGAAGACGCGCTTACCGCCGACAAGTTCATAAACCTCCCCGTAGCAAAACACCACGGCGCCTCTCTCCTCACCCTCGGGATGAAGAACATAATGGGGGTGGCGGGCGGCAACAGGGCAGGTTTTCACAGGAATCTCCCCGACGCGCTGACCGATATAAACCTCGCTATCCGCTCTCACCTGACCATTATCGACGCGACCCGCATCCTTCTGGCCAACGGCCCGCAGGGCGGAAGACTTGAGGACGTGAAGATCGCCAATACCCTCGTAGCGGGAACCGACATCGTCGCCGCCGACAGCGTCGCCGTCTCCCTCTTCGGCAAGACGCCGCTGGATATCCCCTTTCTCGTAACCGCCGGAAAGCGCGGGCTCGGCGTGAACGATCTCGAAAAGATACGGGTGATGCGCCTAAAGGCGGGCGGATGAAACCGAAACTTCTCCGGAGACTGTCGCAGGCGGGAGTCTTCGCGGTCTTTTTCTTTCTTTTTCTGAACACCGAGTACAAGGACAACGACATCCTTCCCTACGCGGTGAATATTTTCCTTCGGCTGGACCCGCTGATGGCGGGCGCGGCAACGCTTGCCTCCCGCACCCTCATACCCATGCTGTGGCCCTCGCTCATCGTGCTGGGCCTGACCGTGCTCTTCGGGCGCTTCTTCTGCGGCTGGCTCTGCCCCCTTGGGTCCATCCTCGACCTGACGAGCTTCGCCATCGGCAAAAAGCGCCGTCCCGGCGCGCCGAAACGGTGGAGGAACGTCAAATTCGGCGTGCTGGCCGTCCTCGCGGGCTCCGCCCTCTTCACCCTTCAACTCGTCTTCCTCTTCGACCCGCTGTGCCTGCTCATCCGCTCCTTCACCGTCTCGATTTTCCCGGCGGCCAATTACGCCCTGAACGGGACGTTCTCCTCCCTCTACGAAACGAGGATCGGCGCGGTGACGGCGGTTTCCGAGCCGGTTTATTCCTTCCTGAAAAACCACTTCCTCACCTTCGGGCAGCAGTATTTTCAGCTTGCGGCTCTGACGGGATTCATTTTTATCGGGATTCTGGGACTTGAGCTTGTCGAGCGCCGCTTCTGGTGCAGAAACCTCTGCCCGCTGGGGGCTCTTCTTGGCCTCTGCGGTAAGCACGCCCTTGTGAAGCGCAGGGTGTCCACCGCCTGCACAAGCTGCTCCGCCTGCGCCAAAAAGTGCCCGATGGGTGCGGTCGATGAGGATTTTACCGGCACAAAGTACGCCGAGTGCGTCGCCTGCCTCGAATGCAAAGAGACCTGCCCCGAAAAGGCGATAACCTTTACCGGCGCGGTCTCACCGAAGCCCTCCGCGCCCGACATCCAGAGGCGGACGGTGCTCACCTCTCTGGCCCTCGGAGCCCTTTCCCTCACTTTTTTGCGGACGGAGGCGAAAGCGCGTTACGGAGACCCGAGGCGGATACGCCCGCCGGGAGCGCTGCCGGAGGAGGAATTTCTGGCGCGCTGCACCCGCTGCGGCGAGTGCATGAGGGTCTGCATAGCCAACGGCCTCCAGCCCGCCATCTCCGAAGCGGGCATTCAGGGGGTCTGGAGCCCGGTGCTGGTGGCTAAAATCGGCTACTGCGAATACAACTGCTCGCTTTGCGGGCAGGTGTGTCCCACCGGCGCGATAAAAAGACTTCCGCTCGCGGAAAAGACGAAGGTGCGCATAGGCCTTGCCGAGGTGAACAGAACCCGCTGCCTCCCCTGGATAGGCGCATCGGAGTGCATAGTCTGCGAGGAACACTGCCCGACGCCGGAAAAGGCGATCAAGCTTCGGACGGAGGAACTGGAGGGGAAATCCTTCAAGAAGCCTTACGTGGACGAGAATCTCTGTATCGGGTGCGGAATCTGCGAGACGAAGTGCCCGCTTGTCGACAAAGCCGCCATAAACGTCACCTCTCGCGGGGAGTCGCGGGCCGCGACTTAGAAGTCTATTGAAAACGTCGAGAGAACCCCGGTTTCAAGGAGACGCGGAGCGAGAAGCGAGACATAACCGGGTGTTAGGCGAGCTTCGAGTGAGCACGCGACACAGAAAACGGGGGTCGAAACAGTTTTCAATAGACTTCTGGATTATCCCCTTACTGTTTTAGACCCTTTGGGCCCGCGTCGGCTACGGGTGCTGAAAGGTAGCCTGAGTAATCTATCTTGTCCTGCACGTACTCCCCCTCCCACCCCTCGTAGGTGCGCTTTTGAACGTCGTAGTAATCCTTGAGGGTCGAGATATCGGCCTCAGCGCCCTTTTTCTTCATCTCGGCGGTGGTCGCCTCCCCCCACCAGTTCCCGGTTGCCTCTACGGCGCCCATGTAGGAGATGTCCTCCTCGACCTTCTCCGGCATCGCCCTGCCCTTCTGGACAAGCTGCTCGTTAAGCGCCTGCGCCGAGCGCGTGGGCTTTTTCGCCGCCCGCCTCTCCCAGTCGGCGCTCATGTTGTCCAGCTCTACGTGAAGCCGGTTTTTGTCGAAGTTGTTGGAGTTCATTATCGCGTAGGAGGAGAGGTGGAGGTAAACGCCCACCCCGTTCTTCTCTATCTGGTTTTTCTCGATTACGGGGCGGCACATCTGAAGGCACGCTATCGCGGTCTTGTTATCTTCGAGCCTGTTTTGGGCAATAACCGGGTTCGAGGTCTGGAAACACTTTATGCCGGTTTTTGCTTTGGTGATGGTGTTGGCGATTACCTCGGGGGAAGCGAACCGGAAGCAGTAGATCCCCGTTTCAACCTCGCTCACCGTATTTCCGTGGATTTTGGTGCCCTCGTTCCCCTGCGAAACCGCGATTCCCTCCACGCATTTTTTTACCGTATTGTCCGAAACCACCGACTGGTCGCCGGTTACCGAAATTCCGGTTTCGCAATCCGTCACGGTGCAGCCGCCCACCCTTATGGCTCCGTGCTGGTTGTTGCTGACTCCGGTTTTCTTGCAGCGCTCGATGCTGGAGCCGTAAATCTCCACGAGGGAATTGAGGGTGACCGTCACCCCGCTCTCCGACATGTCGGAAATCCGACACTTTTCTATCAGAGAGCGCCCCCCGGTGACGAAAAAAAATCCATTCACGCCTTTTTCGACGACCGAATCCGAAAAGGTGACGGAACTGTTCGACACCTCGATCTTCTCGGCCCCCACTATCCGTGCGCGGGAAACGCGGGCGGAGGTGACTCCTCCAAAGACGATGCCCCCCCACTTCTGATCCTTTTTTTCTCCCTCGGCCCCCGGCCCAAGATAGACGCTCCCCCCCGGGCTTCCCTCTACCGACAGGCTTCCCAGCACGATAAGCCTCGCGCCGGGGCCGAAAGCTGCTTTTGTCCCCGGCCTGACCGTCAGGGTTACGCCTTCTTTGACGACCACTTCGGTTTTGAAATCCAGAGCGCCCGACCACTCGGTGTTTTTTTCGAGGATAAGCTGCTCCTCGGCCCTCGAAGTGACGCTAAAGAGAATCGCCAGGCAGAGGGCTATCGCAAATGAGGTTTTTTGGGCGTATTTCATTTTGGTTTTTATTTCTCCCGCTTTGGACTTCGGCGGGCGCAATGGTGAAACAGTCCGCGCCGCAGAGCGAAATATGCTTTTTTCGTGCCGCAGTCACTCGTTTTCCAGGGCTTTTTTTCTGAGTCTGGCCCTGAAGGTCCGAAAGCCGTGGAGAAGCATCGGGAACATCGAGATAAGGATGATTCCGAAGATGACCAGGGTAAAGCGCTGCCGGACAAAGGGCAAACTCCCGAAGAAGTATCCCGCGAGCACGAAACCGTTCACCCAGAGTATCGAGCCGCTGACGCTGTAGGGCAGGAAGCGGGAGTACTCCATCCGCCCCACGCCCGCGACGAAGGGGACGAAGGTGCGGAAAATGGGCATGAACCGCGCGAAAAGGACGGTTTTCCCCCCGTGTATCCCGTAATACCTCTGGGTTTTGTCGAGGTAGTCGCGGCGAAAAAGAATGTTTTTTTCGCTCCTGAATATTCCGGGGCCTATCTTTCTGCCTATCCAGTAATTTGTATTGTCTCCGCATATGGCTGCGGCGGTGAGGAGGAGCATAAGGGTGAAAAGATCCATCGAGCCGAGGGCGGCGAAGGACCCGGCGGCGAAAAGAAGCGAATCCCCCGGCAGAAAAGGAGTGACCACGAGGCCCGTCTCGCAGAATATTATCGTAAAGAGGATCGGGTAAACGTAGGCCCCGTGCTCGGCGATAATCGAGCCCAGCCGGGTATCGACGTGGAGGATGAAATCGATGAAGAAATTTATTATTTCCATGCTTTTCCGTAAGGAGGCCGGCGCGGGGCCGGGTTAAGGGAACCCCGAATGCGCAATGATACGGGGTCCGGCGGATTTTTGCCAGCCGGGTATTTTACTTTAAAAGACCTGAGGTTCCGGCGCGGCGCCTTCCGATCTTCACCTTCAGTATCTGGCCCTGAAACCCTCTTCGGTCATCAGAAGATACGTTATCCCCTCGATAACGCCGAGAATTCCCGGCAACAGGGTCCAGCAAAGGAGAAGATACAGCACCCCGGGGCCGATTCGTCCAAGATAAAACTTGTGGGCGCCAAGCGAGCCGAGGAATATCGCCAGAAGGGCGGCGGTCAACCTGCCCGGGCCGGTGCGGCACAGTATTCTGGCCCCGCAGCGGGGGCATACCTCCGCTCCGGGCCTTAATTCACCGCCGCACTCCGTGCAAAAACCCGTACCCGGCAACATCTCTTCACCTTTCGGCGCTGCAAAAAACAGCGCGTCCGGTGAAATAATACATCCCGCCCGCCCTTCCTCAACCCGCCGGGTTTTGGCCCGCTGCGATCCCTGGAGTATACTCCAGGGAGGTTTTGGTCCACTCACCCGGAGCTTTTATGACGACTTTTTTCAGCAAACCCGCCCAGGCGGTCTTTGAAGAGCTTTCCTCCTCGCCGGAAGGGCTTGAAACCTCCGAGGCCAAAAGCAGGCTTTTGAAATACGGTTCCAACCTCCTACAGGAGCCCGTCAGGGTAAGCCCCCTTTCTCTGCTGTTGTCCCAGTTCAAAAACGTCCTCATTATCATTCTTCTCATCGCAACGGTCCTTTCCGCCTTTCTCGGGCACGGCCTGGAAGCCGCCGCCATCCTCGTAATCGTCCTTTTCGCCGTTCTTCTCGGCTTTTATCAGGAGCTGAAATCCGAAAGGGCTATCGAGGCCCTGCGCAAGATGACCGCGCCCACGGCAAGGGTCCTGCGGGACAAAAGGGAGGTTCAGCTTCCCTCCGCCGAACTGGTCCCCGGCGACGTTATGGTGCTGGCGGCGGGCGACCGGGTCCCCGCCGACGGCCGCCTTTTCCTGGCCGTCCACATGAGGACGGAGGAAGCGCCCCTCACCGGGGAATCGACACCCGTAGGCAAGGACGCCTCCCTCGTTCTCCCGGAAAAGGTCCCCACCGGCGACAGGGCCAACATGGTCTTCGCGGGCACTACCGTCAGCTCAGGCAGGGCGAGGGCGGTCGTAACCGCGACCGGAATGGAAACGGAGTTCGGCAAGATCGCCGGGATGCTCCAGTCCATCGCCCCCGAAGCCACCCCCCTGCAGAAAAGCCTCGAAAAGATAGGACACGGGCTCGCGAAGGCGGCAATCGTCATAGTCGCCTTAATCGTTGTCCTTGGGCTCTTCCGGGGGCAGCCTTTCGTGGAGATGCTGATCTTCGGGATAGCGCTGGCCGTCGCCGTCGTCCCCGAGGCCCTGCCCGCGGTGGTAACTATCTCGCTGGCCCTCGGCGTCCAAAGGATGAGCAGACGAAACGCCCTCATGCGAAACCTCCACGCCGTCGAGACCCTCGGCTCCACAACGGTCATATGCACCGACAAGACCGGCACCCTCACTAAAGGCGAGATGACGGTGCGCGAAATTTACCTCGAAGGGGAGCCGGTTGAAGTCACCGGGGCCGGTTACGACCCGCGCGGGGAATTCAGGGGAAATGCGGGAAACGGCGGGGCTCCCGCCTCCCTGCCGGAACTGCTCTCGGCAAGCGTCCTTTGCAACGACGCAACGCTTTTTCTAAGCGAGAGGGAGGAGTGGGCCATTACCGGCGACCCTACGGAGGGCGCCCTCATCGTCGCCGCCAGAAAAGCGGGGCTCGACGAAACGGAAATAGCGGAAAAAAACCCCCGGATCGGGGAAATTCCCTTCTCCTCCGAGACGAAAATGATGGCGACCCTTCACGCCACCCTCTCGGGAAAGAGGATTTTCATCAAGGGAGCGCCGGAGGTGGTAATTCCGGTCTGTTCCTTTGAAAAAACCGGGGGGGGCGTCGTCCCGCTCGATCAGGCGGGCAGGGAAAGGATCCTCTTTGTCGCGCGGGAAATGGCTTCGCGCGCCCTTCGCGTGCTGGCCTTCTGCGAAAAGGAGTCGGAATCCCTTTCCGGCCTCCCCGAGGGCGGCGTCTTCCTCGGCCTTGCGGGGATGCTGGATCCGCCGAGGGAGGAGGCGAAGGCTGCCGTCGAAACCTGCAAAAACGCCGGCATCCGCCCCGTGATGATAACGGGCGATCACCCGAAAACCGCCGAGGCGATAGCGCGGGAACTGGGCATTTTGCAGGATGGGGGTATCGTCACGGGAAAAGAGCTCGACCTCATGAGTGTTGAAGGGCTCGCCTCGCGTATCGATTCCATCGACGTTTACGCGCGGGTATCCCCGGAACACAAGCTGCGCATCGTTGAGGCTTTCAGGGCGAGGGGCGAGGTGGTGGCGATGACCGGCGACGGCGTCAACGACGCGCCGGCTCTCAAAAGGGCTGATATCGGCATCTCTATGGGTAAAAGCGGCACCGACGTAACGCGGGAGGCCTCCGCGATGACGCTGGCCGACGACAGTTTCGCCTCCATCGTCTCCGCCGTCGAGGAGGGGCGTATTATCTACGACAACATAAAGAAATATCTGAAATACCTTATCTCCTCGAACGTCGGCGAGATAGGGCTTATCGCGGGCGCGGCGCTCATCGGGCTCCCCCAGCCCCTTACCGCGGTCCAGATACTCTACGTAAACCTCGCGACCGACGGGTTGCCCGCGCTGGCCCTCGCGGTGGACCCGCCGGAAAAGGGGCTCATGCTCCGCCGCCCGAGAAACTCGAAAGAGGGAATCTTCTCGAAGCCCCTGGCTCTTCTGATGATGGAGGGAGGGCTATGGTCGATGATGGCGAACATCGCCCTTTTCGGCTGGGCGCTTCGCTCGGGGAGGCCGCTCGACGAGGCGATGACGATGACCTTCGTCTCGCTCGTGCTGATACAGTTTTTCAAGGCCTACAGCTTTCGCTCGGAGCACGAGTCCGTCTTCCGCAACACCCTCGCCAACAGGTGGCTCAACCTCTCGGTCGCCTGGGAACTCGCGCTGCTCGCGGCAATCGTCTACCTCCCCGCCTTCCACAAGCCTTTCGGGACCTTTTCGCTTACTGCGATCGACTTCGCGGAGGCCGCCCTCTGCTCCCTGACCATCGTTCCCGTCCTTGAACTCACCAAATTCATGCTGAGACGAAGGGAAACCTGAAAAACTGCTCCGGCCCGGAGACTTTCGTCACTCCCGCGAAGGCGGGAGTCCAGAAATACCGCTACAGCCTCTGGATTCCCTCATGCGAGGGAATGACGCAGTAAAAAACAGGCGCTCGACTGTTTTATTTTTACGCACGGCAAAGGATTTTGCCGCCGGGCAAGGAGCCCGTAGCGAGCGCGACGCAGACAGTAGCGTGACTACGGCGAGGAGCGCGAGCGAGTAGCGACCAAGCCCCGCGGCAAAAGCCGAAGCCGTTTCCGGCTTCTAAAATTCCCCGCTTGAAAGAAGGACCAGAGTACAGGCTTCTTTGCACGGTATCCCCGCCTTGTTCAGCGCCGCTTTCAGCTCTTCCGATTCCGCTCCGGGGTTCAGGATCACCCTTTTCGGGTTGAGCTTGACGATCTCCTCTATCGAACTCTTGATGTTCGAGGGCCCCACGTACACGCAGACGGTGTCCACCTCTTCTTGTATCTC containing:
- a CDS encoding right-handed parallel beta-helix repeat-containing protein, whose protein sequence is MKYAQKTSFAIALCLAILFSVTSRAEEQLILEKNTEWSGALDFKTEVVVKEGVTLTVRPGTKAAFGPGARLIVLGSLSVEGSPGGSVYLGPGAEGEKKDQKWGGIVFGGVTSARVSRARIVGAEKIEVSNSSVTFSDSVVEKGVNGFFFVTGGRSLIEKCRISDMSESGVTVTLNSLVEIYGSSIERCKKTGVSNNQHGAIRVGGCTVTDCETGISVTGDQSVVSDNTVKKCVEGIAVSQGNEGTKIHGNTVSEVETGIYCFRFASPEVIANTITKAKTGIKCFQTSNPVIAQNRLEDNKTAIACLQMCRPVIEKNQIEKNGVGVYLHLSSYAIMNSNNFDKNRLHVELDNMSADWERRAAKKPTRSAQALNEQLVQKGRAMPEKVEEDISYMGAVEATGNWWGEATTAEMKKKGAEADISTLKDYYDVQKRTYEGWEGEYVQDKIDYSGYLSAPVADAGPKGLKQ
- a CDS encoding DedA family protein, which encodes MEIINFFIDFILHVDTRLGSIIAEHGAYVYPILFTIIFCETGLVVTPFLPGDSLLFAAGSFAALGSMDLFTLMLLLTAAAICGDNTNYWIGRKIGPGIFRSEKNILFRRDYLDKTQRYYGIHGGKTVLFARFMPIFRTFVPFVAGVGRMEYSRFLPYSVSGSILWVNGFVLAGYFFGSLPFVRQRFTLVIFGIILISMFPMLLHGFRTFRARLRKKALENE
- a CDS encoding TM2 domain-containing protein, whose translation is MLPGTGFCTECGGELRPGAEVCPRCGARILCRTGPGRLTAALLAIFLGSLGAHKFYLGRIGPGVLYLLLCWTLLPGILGVIEGITYLLMTEEGFRARY
- a CDS encoding cation-translocating P-type ATPase, translated to MTTFFSKPAQAVFEELSSSPEGLETSEAKSRLLKYGSNLLQEPVRVSPLSLLLSQFKNVLIIILLIATVLSAFLGHGLEAAAILVIVLFAVLLGFYQELKSERAIEALRKMTAPTARVLRDKREVQLPSAELVPGDVMVLAAGDRVPADGRLFLAVHMRTEEAPLTGESTPVGKDASLVLPEKVPTGDRANMVFAGTTVSSGRARAVVTATGMETEFGKIAGMLQSIAPEATPLQKSLEKIGHGLAKAAIVIVALIVVLGLFRGQPFVEMLIFGIALAVAVVPEALPAVVTISLALGVQRMSRRNALMRNLHAVETLGSTTVICTDKTGTLTKGEMTVREIYLEGEPVEVTGAGYDPRGEFRGNAGNGGAPASLPELLSASVLCNDATLFLSEREEWAITGDPTEGALIVAARKAGLDETEIAEKNPRIGEIPFSSETKMMATLHATLSGKRIFIKGAPEVVIPVCSFEKTGGGVVPLDQAGRERILFVAREMASRALRVLAFCEKESESLSGLPEGGVFLGLAGMLDPPREEAKAAVETCKNAGIRPVMITGDHPKTAEAIARELGILQDGGIVTGKELDLMSVEGLASRIDSIDVYARVSPEHKLRIVEAFRARGEVVAMTGDGVNDAPALKRADIGISMGKSGTDVTREASAMTLADDSFASIVSAVEEGRIIYDNIKKYLKYLISSNVGEIGLIAGAALIGLPQPLTAVQILYVNLATDGLPALALAVDPPEKGLMLRRPRNSKEGIFSKPLALLMMEGGLWSMMANIALFGWALRSGRPLDEAMTMTFVSLVLIQFFKAYSFRSEHESVFRNTLANRWLNLSVAWELALLAAIVYLPAFHKPFGTFSLTAIDFAEAALCSLTIVPVLELTKFMLRRRET
- a CDS encoding CoA-binding protein; this translates as MKREIVAVLGASPNPERFSNRAVRRLREKGHKVIPVNVNCVPVEGLPALKTLGEIQEEVDTVCVYVGPSNIKSSIEEIVKLNPKRVILNPGAESEELKAALNKAGIPCKEACTLVLLSSGEF